One window from the genome of Kaistella carnis encodes:
- a CDS encoding PstS family phosphate ABC transporter substrate-binding protein codes for MKNSILLWMFGFLFLAESCKKSDHVVDTPQQGTITMEVDESFQSVSEALTERYMALYPGTKINLVIKKEDLALLDLLDNKARVIVMSRDLTDDEKKAYKQKVDLDLLPAKFAADAAVFIVPKNSTRESITMDEIRNELNSDKKNITFDATNSSNLNFVAQKLNTTPTKLKFSIINGNKNLAEQLNQFPDKIGVISLNTLSRPYDAESEALRNSVKILKVVQGSQSYEPVLKNLANMSYPFTRVLYFLTNEKYFGLGNGFIRFSCTQLGQIVVAKEGLQPYNIFKREVQMR; via the coding sequence ATGAAGAATAGTATATTATTGTGGATGTTCGGATTTTTATTTCTCGCAGAATCCTGCAAAAAATCTGATCATGTGGTAGATACTCCACAGCAGGGGACAATTACCATGGAAGTCGATGAGTCTTTCCAAAGTGTTTCAGAAGCTTTAACCGAACGTTATATGGCGCTCTATCCGGGAACCAAAATTAATCTTGTCATTAAAAAAGAAGATCTGGCTCTTTTGGATTTACTTGATAATAAAGCGCGTGTAATTGTGATGTCAAGAGATTTAACTGATGATGAAAAGAAAGCATATAAGCAGAAAGTAGATTTGGATTTATTGCCTGCAAAATTTGCTGCAGATGCAGCTGTTTTTATCGTTCCGAAAAATTCAACCAGAGAAAGCATTACCATGGATGAGATTAGGAATGAATTAAATTCTGACAAAAAAAATATAACTTTTGATGCCACTAACTCCAGTAATCTGAATTTTGTTGCTCAAAAGCTGAATACTACACCAACCAAACTAAAATTTTCAATTATTAACGGCAACAAAAATTTAGCTGAGCAGCTGAATCAGTTTCCGGATAAAATTGGAGTGATCAGTTTAAATACATTGAGCAGACCTTATGATGCGGAATCTGAAGCACTGCGAAATTCAGTGAAGATCCTCAAAGTGGTACAGGGTAGTCAATCTTATGAACCTGTATTAAAAAATCTGGCAAATATGTCCTATCCATTTACCCGCGTTTTATATTTTCTAACCAACGAAAAATATTTCGGTTTGGGAAATGGCTTTATCCGTTTCTCCTGTACACAATTGGGGCAGATTGTAGTAGCTAAAGAAGGACTTCAGCCTTACAATATTTTCAAGAGAGAAGTTCAGATGCGTTAA
- a CDS encoding tetratricopeptide repeat protein, which translates to MKDIMNLTKKIAFGVSVGFLSNFAFGQTLQEGINSADSHKYAAARQVFTDMVAKSATAENYFYLGNSYLTQFEPNFEKAQEIFNKGLEADKKSNLNKIGLASVKLGRGDKSAIAQIQGIVKDSREKDADVLYRAAEALTLFGGAANADTAIEYLNKAIERSAKNGTPAHYYYTLGDAYRLKLTNSPQVAGSAMTAYEKALPSAKNKASVFTRIGTLWMQAQQWQPAKENIDKAIAADPTYAPAYKAKAAYDIRYQQNALATQDLINYAKYADEDPDTQLEISKLFFTNEDYGNSKIYLDKVFDKVEDPIKYKLRAYLSYADGDYAAAKSSMDMFLSKAEKTRVLPADQGLQGLIAAGLAKDETDATKKAALMTESQQKIAIAKAAKDETMKWDEELVKIKGGGAVNQASVDAGPTNPQIEGLKKMVAANPQDTDALFKLANAYQEAKNWNGAIHSWTKMSGLLPDWAPAYYSQGYAYQQAGNTELATIAYEKYIATVKPADMEASKETLSYAYFAVAYLVKDSNPAKAKDYASKSVQLNPTYQDAVNLNNQLNK; encoded by the coding sequence ATGAAAGATATAATGAATTTGACCAAGAAAATAGCATTCGGGGTTTCAGTAGGTTTTTTGTCTAATTTTGCTTTTGGCCAAACATTGCAGGAAGGAATTAATAGCGCCGATAGTCATAAATATGCGGCCGCTAGACAGGTTTTTACTGATATGGTAGCGAAATCAGCAACTGCTGAAAATTATTTTTATTTAGGAAACTCATATTTAACACAGTTCGAACCAAATTTCGAAAAAGCTCAGGAGATTTTTAATAAAGGTTTAGAGGCTGATAAAAAAAGCAATCTAAACAAAATCGGCTTGGCTTCAGTAAAATTAGGAAGAGGAGATAAATCAGCGATCGCGCAAATTCAGGGGATTGTAAAAGATTCAAGAGAGAAGGATGCAGATGTATTGTATAGAGCTGCAGAAGCTTTAACTCTATTTGGTGGTGCAGCTAATGCAGATACCGCAATTGAATATTTAAATAAAGCAATCGAAAGATCTGCTAAAAATGGCACACCGGCTCATTATTATTATACCTTGGGTGACGCATACCGTCTGAAATTAACAAACAGTCCACAAGTTGCAGGATCTGCAATGACTGCGTATGAAAAAGCCTTGCCTTCAGCAAAAAACAAAGCTTCTGTTTTTACAAGAATTGGAACTTTGTGGATGCAGGCTCAACAATGGCAGCCAGCTAAAGAGAATATAGATAAAGCAATTGCTGCTGACCCAACATATGCTCCGGCGTATAAAGCAAAAGCTGCGTACGATATCAGATATCAGCAAAATGCTTTAGCTACTCAGGATTTGATCAACTACGCAAAATATGCTGATGAGGATCCGGATACCCAGTTAGAGATTTCTAAATTATTCTTTACAAATGAAGATTATGGAAATTCAAAAATTTATCTAGATAAGGTTTTTGACAAAGTTGAAGATCCAATCAAATATAAATTGAGAGCTTATTTATCCTATGCTGATGGAGATTATGCAGCGGCAAAAAGCAGTATGGATATGTTCCTCTCAAAAGCTGAAAAAACAAGAGTTCTTCCTGCAGATCAAGGTTTACAGGGATTAATCGCTGCTGGATTAGCAAAAGATGAAACGGATGCTACTAAAAAAGCAGCGTTAATGACGGAGTCTCAACAAAAAATCGCTATTGCTAAAGCAGCAAAAGACGAAACCATGAAGTGGGATGAGGAATTAGTTAAAATTAAAGGTGGGGGTGCAGTTAATCAAGCTTCAGTAGATGCAGGACCAACAAATCCTCAAATTGAAGGACTTAAGAAAATGGTAGCAGCAAATCCACAAGATACTGACGCCTTATTTAAGTTGGCAAATGCATACCAGGAAGCGAAAAACTGGAATGGTGCAATTCATTCATGGACTAAAATGAGTGGTTTACTTCCAGATTGGGCTCCTGCTTATTACAGTCAGGGATATGCTTATCAGCAAGCAGGCAACACCGAGTTGGCCACGATCGCATATGAGAAATATATCGCAACTGTAAAACCTGCCGATATGGAAGCTTCGAAGGAAACTTTGTCTTATGCCTATTTCGCAGTAGCATATTTAGTAAAAGACAGTAATCCGGCAAAAGCAAAAGATTACGCAAGTAAATCAGTTCAGTTAAATCCTACTTATCAGGATGCTGTGAACTTAAATAATCAGTTGAACAAATAA
- a CDS encoding DUF2911 domain-containing protein, translating to MEKKFLSLFLVGAFAIGYAQVKTPQPSPSATVKQTIGLSEVSVEYSRPSANERKVFGNLVPMNQVWRTGANGSTDITFANEASFNGIKVPAGKYALYTIPSTNEWEIVLYKDTEQWGAPKELKAEEIVAKTKVKAQKNPLFVETFSIGFNDLKTDRANLILSWENTMVKVPIVMDSKKEVLESINATLGKKEAKASDYNQAAGYYFQEKMDLRKALEYSTKANEIQPDVFYMLKLKAEIQAANGMKKEALETAKKSMELAKKASNDDYVKMNADNIAKWNKK from the coding sequence ATGGAGAAAAAATTCTTATCTCTCTTTCTAGTGGGAGCATTTGCAATCGGGTACGCACAGGTGAAAACGCCACAACCCAGCCCGTCTGCAACAGTAAAACAAACCATAGGACTTTCGGAAGTTAGCGTTGAGTATTCAAGACCTTCTGCGAATGAGCGTAAGGTTTTTGGAAATTTGGTGCCGATGAATCAGGTTTGGAGAACTGGGGCGAATGGCTCTACGGATATCACCTTTGCGAATGAGGCGAGTTTTAATGGGATTAAAGTTCCGGCAGGGAAATATGCTTTATATACTATTCCTTCGACTAACGAGTGGGAAATCGTTCTTTATAAAGATACGGAACAGTGGGGCGCGCCGAAAGAATTGAAAGCGGAGGAAATTGTGGCCAAAACGAAAGTGAAAGCGCAGAAAAATCCATTGTTTGTAGAAACTTTTTCAATCGGTTTTAATGATCTTAAGACTGATAGAGCCAATTTGATTTTAAGTTGGGAGAATACGATGGTAAAAGTTCCGATTGTTATGGATTCGAAGAAGGAGGTGTTGGAGTCGATTAATGCTACTTTGGGTAAAAAAGAAGCGAAGGCTTCTGATTATAATCAGGCGGCAGGTTATTATTTCCAAGAGAAGATGGATTTAAGAAAGGCCCTGGAATATTCTACGAAGGCAAATGAAATACAACCGGATGTTTTTTATATGTTGAAATTGAAAGCTGAGATTCAAGCCGCTAATGGAATGAAAAAAGAGGCGCTCGAAACAGCGAAGAAATCAATGGAGTTGGCGAAGAAAGCGAGCAATGATGATTACGTGAAAATGAATGCGGATAATATTGCGAAGTGGAATAAGAAGTAA
- a CDS encoding helix-turn-helix domain-containing protein → MINEFLLQEFGNKIKKLRLDKNISQEKLSFLTGFHRTYIGMIERGERNISLTNMAVFAKVFELNLSELIDFSTVNPDHNFKNYEIKGEK, encoded by the coding sequence ATGATAAATGAATTTTTACTCCAAGAATTTGGAAATAAAATTAAGAAGTTAAGACTTGATAAAAATATTAGTCAAGAGAAACTTTCTTTCTTAACTGGCTTTCATAGAACATATATAGGGATGATTGAGAGAGGGGAAAGAAATATTTCATTAACAAATATGGCAGTTTTTGCGAAAGTTTTTGAACTGAATTTATCAGAACTTATTGATTTTTCAACTGTAAACCCCGATCATAATTTTAAAAATTATGAAATAAAAGGTGAGAAGTAA